The genomic segment GAGTCATGCTCGAAGCCGTCGCGAAGACCGCAGAAGGAAAGCGCCTGGCCCAGTCGGCCAGCCAGGACTCGGCCTGGCGCCGCTGGGGGCCCTATGTGTCCTCGCGACAGTGGGGCACGGTGCGGGAGGACTACTCGGCGGACGGGGCCGCGTGGGCGGACTTCCCCTTCGACCAGGCCCACACCCGCGCGTACCGCTGGGGCGAGGACGGCTTGGCCGGGATCTGTGACCGCTACGGCTTCCTCAACCTGGCCGTCGCCCTGTGGAATGGGCACGATGACCGGCTCAAGGAGCGCCTGTTCGGCCTGACGGGTCCGGAGGGCAACCACGGCGAGGACGTCAAGGAGTACTACTGGCACCTGGACGCCACGCCCACCCACTTGTGGGCGCAGTTCCTCTACCGCTACCCGCAGGCAGCCTTCCCCTACCAGCAGCTGCGCGAGGCCAACCGCGAGCGCGGCTACGAGGTGGACGAGTACGAGCTGACGGACTCCGGCGTGCTGGACGGCAATGGCGGCGCACATGATCTGCCGTCGTGCCAGCGAGTCCGGGGACAAGGGCCCGCGGTCCGCGGCGGTCAGCACACCCGCGGAGAATCCCCAACCGGGGTCCGCGCCGCAGGAGTGAGCGGGAGCGTCGACCCTCCCCGCGGGGCGAAGGTGTGGTTGAGGGTGGTGGGGTCCGCATTTGGAGAAGCTGCGGGTCACCTGAGAAACTCTCATGTACACCCCCTCTGGATGGAGTTCCGTGATCGCTCGACTTCCGCGTGTCGCGGCCGCAATCGCTGGCCTCGCGACGATGGCGGCCACCCTGGCGCCCACCGCGGCGGACGGTATCACTTCGTCGAGCACCGTCCAGGCTCCACGGGTGGCTGCCCAGCCCGTCCGCCCCGTGAAGGCCACCGGCCCGTCGGCCGCGGACCCGGTGCTCGGGATCCCCAAGCCCTGCAAGCCGCAGCACGCCTGGCCGGCCGGTGCGCGCCCGGCCGAGGTGAAGCGCCAGCTGGCCGCCAACACGGGCATCCAGCTGGTGGGTGCCGGCTGGGATGACCCGAAGAATGCCCCGATGGTCAAGATCATCTGGGAGACCCTCGAGGCACTGGACTGCACCAGCTACCTCGACGTGGTGAAGAAGAGCAATCCAGGTTTCGCGATCAATGCCGCCCACATCAGCGGCTGGGCCTTCGGCGACTGGGGTCTGACCAGGCCCAATGCCGTCACCCTCGACGTCTACAAGTGGCACGAGCCCTACAAGGCCGGTGACCGCGGGCGCCTGGTGCGCCTGGTGGTGCACGAGATCGGCCATGCCTGGAGCCAGACCCCACAGGCGAAGCGGGCCTATGACCGCTTCGGCCAGCTCTACGCCCGCACCGGCAACTTCAGCGACTACGGCCGCGGCAGCGTCAACGAGAACTTCAGCGAGGTCGTCGGCTACTACGTCGCCCGGTGTGCCGCCGGAAATCCCTATGCCCGGGCGGTGCGCAACAAGGGACAGTTCGACGCCTACTACCGGCTGGTCCGGGACGAGGTCTTCGCGGGACGCGAGTTCGGCCCGGCCGTCGGCCAGACCCCCAACTGCTCGCTGGCGCCCACCAGGCCGCGGCAGCTGGCGCAGTCCGTCGGGGCCCGTCGGGTGCTCAAGGAGAAGCTCGACCACTGAGCGGCCGGTGGCTCGGCGGCTTGTCCTGGCGCGTCACAATGGATGGGAAAGCACCCCCTTTCCCAAGGAGCACAGCCATGCCAGAAGTCCTCGCCTACGCCACCGATGACAAGTCCTGTCAGTTCCACAAGACCACCATCACCCGTCGTGAGCCCGGTGCCACCGAGGTCTTCTTCGAGGTGAAGTACGCCGGCATCTGCCACTCGGACATCCACACCGCGCGTGAGGAGTGGGGTCCGGTCACCTTCCCGCTGGTTCCCGGCCACGAGCTGGCCGGCATCGTCACCCAGGTGGGTTCCGAGGTCACCAAGTTCGCCGTCGGCGACAAGGTGGGCGTCGGCTGCTTCGTCGACTCGTGCGGTGAGTGCGAGTTCTGCCAGCAGGGCCAGGAGCAGTTCTGCACCAGCACCGAGAAGCCCGTCGTGATGACCTATGCCTCCACCGGACGCGACGGCCTGCCGACCGCCGGCGGCTACAGCCAGGGCATCACCGTCGAGCAGGACTACGTGTGCCGCATTCCCGACGAGATCCCCTTCGAGGCCGCCGCCCCGCTGCTGTGCGCCGGCATCACCACCTACTCGCCGCTGAAGCGTTGGGGCGCGGGCCCCGGCAAGAAGGTCGCCGTGGTGGGCATGGGTGGCCTGGGCCACATGGGTGTGCAGATCGCCGCCGCGATGGGTGCCGAGGTCAGTGTCATCAGCCAGACCATGAGCAAGGAGGCCGACGGCAAGAAGTTCGGAGCCAGCCACTACTACGCCACCAGCGAGGAGGGCACGCTGGACAAGCTGCGCGGCACCTTCGACATGGTGCTGTCCACCATCTCCGCGGGCTATGACGTCGACGCCCTGCTGGGCACCCTCAAGGTGGGTGGTGCGCTGGTGAACGTCGGTGCCCCGGAGAAGCCGGTGGATGTCGCCGTGTTCAGCCTGATCGTCGGCAACAAGATCTTCGCCGGCTCGAACATCGGTGGCATCGCCGAGACCCAGGAGATGCTCGACTTCTGCGCCGAGCACGGCATCGCGCCGCAGGTGGAGATCATCGGCGGTGAGGACATCACCGAGGCCTACGACAAGGTCGTGGCCTCCAAGGTGCGCTACCGGTACGTGATCGACACCTCCACCTTCTGATCCTGCCCCGTCCAGACGTGGTGACATGACTGGTGCCCGCACTCCGGCTTGGGAGTGCGGGCACCAGTGCTCTGTCGGGTCAGATGGAGGAGGCGCTCTTCTCGCCGTCTGCCCTGCGGACCCAGTCGCCGTCCACCATGGGGTGGCGGCACGATGAGCACCATGTCCGAAGACGACGAAGCCCCGAGCGGGCCCTGACAGACGCATGACGCCCGGCTCGCCTCCTTGCTCACCCTCATGATGACCGGGGTGGTTGTCGTCCACAGCTGTCTGTCCACGTTTGGGCAGGTCAACTATCCCTTCTCGCCGGTGGGGCACGCACTGTCCGTGATCTTGTCGATCATTGCCGGAGCGCTCTACCTGCGTATCGACCGGCAGACCTGGGATGGGGAGACAAGCCATCTCTGGCTCGCAAGGGTGGCCTTGCTCATCTGCTGCCTGCTCCTGCTGGTGGGCATCATCGGGTCGCCGATGATCTTCATGGCGGCGGTGGCCCTGTACCTCGGGCAGGAAGGGGGGTGGCAACGGTGGGTGGCCCTCGGAACCGGGATCCTCTGCATCCTCGGCTTTCTCCTTCTGTCGCTGTACTTCCTCGACTACTGGCCCGACCGGGTGGCCCTTGCGATCATGATCTGGTTTCCCGGGCTGATCCTGTACGTGCTCTCCCGCCTGAGGGCTCGTCGTGGCGATCTGCCTCGGCTGCACGAGCGTGCTGTCCGCGCTGTGCCTGGCCTTTCTCACAACGCATGGTCTGGGCCTGGATGCCGCCCTCCGTGTGTGGTTCAACTGTCTCCTGTTGACCTGCTTCGTGACGCCGCTCGTCTCCTGGGCCACGACCAGGGTGGGAACCTCAGTAGCCGGAGCCCCCAGTATTTTCGGGATCATCGTCGGCATCCTGATCGGCGGGACTGGCCTGATCGATCGGCTCTGGCCCGTCGCGCCGTGGCCTTGGGGAATGCTCCTCCGCGGCCTGCCCGTTCTCGGCGCAGCCACGGCGTCCCTCACCATGGGGCTGATCGCCACCCGATGTCTGGCCGCAGCAGTGTGCGGCTGGCCCTGGCCGACAACTGATCGCTCAGTGGCACCGGCGCCCCAAACGCGGGGTGGTCCACGCGGCCAGCGCAATCCCGAGGCAGTCTGCGGCGACGTCGAGGGGGGAGCCACTGCGGCCGGGAACCAGCTGCCACTGGATGAACTCGCTGGCCACCGCATGAGCCACGCTGAGGCCCACCACCCCGGCGCGCTGTACGCCGGCCAGCAGGAAGAGTCCGGCGACACCGCCGAACATGCACAGGTGCACCAGCTTGTCGGACAGCGCGAAACTGACCGGAGTGGGCGGCCGGGTGCTGTAGAGCAACCAGATCTGCAGGGCCAGAGCGGCGAGGGCGAGGGTCAGCCAGACGGGTCGCACCGTGCGGGGGCGTGCGGGCATGGAGAGGGGCGGCTGGCTGGACGTCATCCTTCCAGTCTGCCGCCCTTGCCCTGAGGGAGAGCTCAGCGCTTCTGCGCCTTGCGGACCTCTTCGGTGTGCGCATGGATGGCCGTGCTGATTCCGGACAGCAGGGCGATGGTGCGCTCGGCCTCCTCCGGGGTGACGTCCTTCGTCGCCTCGCGCAGCACGGTGTACAGCGGGTCGAAGAAGGCATCGACGGCGTTGACGCCCTTCTTGGAGGTGGACAGCAGCACCTTGCGGCGGTCCTGCGGATCCGTCTCGCGGGTCACGTGGCCGGACTGGAAGAGGCGCTCCACCAGATAGGTGACGGCGCCACTGCTCAGGTTCAGGCAGGAGGCCAGCTCGCCGGCCGTCAGGCTGCGCTTCTCGAACTCGGCGACGCGGATCAGGAGCAGCGCCCGGAAGTCGGTCAGGTAGATGCCCCGTTCCTCCGCGTAGGCATGGCTGAGGTGCTCACTGGCGCCGCACAGGCGTCGCAGCTCACGGGTGAGCTGCAGGACATGGGGGCTGGATTCTGGGAGCTGCACCAGACAAGGCTAGCGACGCAAGTGATGAGAGAACGACTCGGCGCCGTGTTTAGCTTCATTCAACTGTTCAGTTCCTGAAGAGTGCCCATCCGCCAGTGGTGCAAAATCACCTGGGTCTGAGAAGTTCAGTGGTTGTCGAAATCTTCCGACGTGATGCGCACCTGCATCGTGTGGCTCTCGCCGGGTGCCAGGTAAATGCTCTCGGCAAGGCAATTTGCCGTCTCGACGCAGCACATTTCCGGCCATTCCTCCGCGCCGAAATCGGGCATGGCGGCAGCCTTGTCCGTCCATGGATTCCAGATCACGGTGTTGGCGGAACCCGTCTTCTCCACCCTGAGGCGGCGTGGGTGAACCGGGTCCGTGATATAGGCGGTCTTCGTGGAAAGGTAGACCCGATCCGTTTCACTGGTGAAATGCACCGCCCCCTGCTGCACCTTCTGTTGGTCGTCGAGCTTGTCCAGGTAGCTGTCCTGGTCCAGCCCGTCGATGCTGACCTTGCGGGCATCACCGACCGACAGGTAGGTGTGCAGGGCCTCCTCGTAGTCGAAGGGCTGCGTACCGGCCGTGACGGTCAGGCTGACCGTGAGGGCATGACCCATGGTGACGTCGAGGCGAGCCGTGAAGTCCTCCGCGTCATGCTGGTCACCACTCAACCCGAGGGCGAGCCGCGCCTCGCCGGTCTCATCGGCCTCGGCCTCCAACAGGGTCCACGGGGTGATCCGAGCGAACCCGTGGGCCGGCGTCAGGTCGCCCGCACGGCCCGGCCCGAACCACGGGAAGCAGATCGGGATGCCGCCACGGACTGCCTTGCCGGTCTGGAAATTGGAGTGCTTGCTCATCCACAGCACCGGGTCGGCGCCGGCCGGGGTCCACTCGGCGACGTGCGCGCCGTTGGCGTAGACCAGGACGGTACCCAGGGCGGTCTCGATCCGGAAGGCATCCAGACCGTTCTCGGTGACGGCGGTGATGCCCTGGGGCAGGTGGTCGGCGCTCTGCTCGATGCTCATGCCTCGAAACTACCCGCCTCCCGTGCTCTGGGGAGGGTCGCCGGGAGTTGCCTTGGTTCAAGGGCCCATCTGGTTCACTTGACGGGTGAACAACCTCCCTGCCGACAGTCACGACCTGATCCGCGTCCAGGGCGCTCGCGAGAACAACCTCAAGGACGTCAGCCTCGAGCTTCCCAAGCGTCGGCTGACGGTCTTCACCGGTGTCTCCGGCTCCGGCAAGAGCTCGCTGGTCTTCTCCACCATTGCCGCGGAGAGCCAGCGGATGATCAACGAGACCTATTCGGCCTTCCTGCAGGGCATGATGCCCAGCCTCGGCCGTCCCGACGTCGACGTCCTGGAGGGGCTGACGACGGCGATCATCGTGGACCAGGACCCGATGGGCGCCAATCCCCGCTCCACCGTCGGCACCGCCACGGACGTGAACGCGACGCTGCGGATCCTGTTCAGCAAGCTCGGGGACCCGTGGATCGGCGGGCCGAAGGCCTTCGCTTTCAACATCCCGTCGGTCAGCGGTGGCGGCGCCATCACCACCACCAAGGGTGGCCGCGAGGTCAAGGAGCGCCGGAGCTTCAGCATCACCGGCGGCATGTGCCCCCGCTGCGAGGGAACCGGCAGGGTCAGCGACTTCGACCTCGACGAGCTCTATGACAAGGAGCTCAGCCTGGGCGCCGGCGCCATCAAGGTGCCCGGCTACTCGATGGACGGCTGGTACGGACGCATCTTCTCCGGCTCCGGATACTTCGACATGGACAAGCCCGTGAAGGAGTTCACCAAGCGCGAGCTCGACGACCTGTTGTACCGCGAGGGCACCAGGATCAAGGTGGAGGGCATCAACCTCACCTACGAGGGCCTGATCCCCAAGATCCGCAAGTCCATGCTCAGCAAGGACGTCGAGGCGATGCAGCCCCACATCCGGGCCTTCGTGGAGCGCGCCATCGTCTTCCAGACCTGCCCGGAGTGCGACGGCACCCGCCTCACCGAGGGGGCCCGGATCTCGAGGATCAACGGCCACTCCATTGCCGACGTGTGCCGGATGCAGATCAGCGACCTGATGGAGTGGATCGATGGCGTTGACGATCCGTCCGTCGCACCCCTGGTGGCGCAACTGAAGCACCAGCTGGGCTCCTTCGTCGAGATCGGACTGGGCTACCTCAGCCTGGACCGCCCCACCGGCACGCTGTCGGGCGGTGAGGCGCAGCGGATCAAGATGATCCGCCACCTGGGTTCTGCCCTCACCGATGTCACCTATGTCTTCGACGAGCCCAGCGTCGGCCTGCACCCGCACGACATCCAGCGGATGAACCGGCTGCTGCTGCAGCTGCGCGACAAGGGCAACACGGTCCTCGTCGTGGAGCACAAGCCTGAGCTGATCGCCATCGCCGATCATGTCGTGGATCTGGGGCCGCGCGCCGGCAGCCACGGCGGCGAGATCCAGTTCGAGGGCACCGTCGGCGAACTGCGCGCCTCCGGCACGCTGACCGGGCGCCACCTGGACGACCGCGCCCGGGTGAAGCAGACCGTCCGCACGGCGCAGGGCAGCATCGAGGTCCGGGGTGCCCGCGAGAACAACCTGCGCAATGTGGACGTGGACATCCCCACCGGCGTGCTCACCGTCATCACCGGCGTGGCCGGCTCGGGCAAGAGCTCACTGGTCCACGGCCATGTCTCCCCGCGGGAGGGTGTGATCGCCGTCGACCAGGGCGCCATCAAGGGCTCGCGTCGTTCCAACCCGGCCACCTACACCGGCCTGCTGGAACCGATCCGCAAGGCCTTTGCCAAGGCCAATGGCGTCAAGCCCGCGCTGTTCAGCCCCAACTCCGAGGGTGCCTGCCCCACCTGCAAGGGCGCCGGCGTGATCTTCACCGAACTGGGCTTCATGGACACGATGTCCAGCGTCTGCGAGGACTGCGAGGGGCGTCGCTTCGACGCCGCCGTGCTGGAGTACACGCTGGGCGGCAAGGACATCGCCCAGGTCCTGCAGATGAGCGTCGACGACGCCCTCGCCCACTTCAGCGACGGCGAGGCGAAGATCCCGGCCGCCGCGAAGATCCTCAAGAACCTGGCCGACGTCGGGCTGGGCTACATCACCCTGGGGCAGCCGCTGACCGCCCTGTCCGGTGGCGAGCGGCAACGGTTGAAGCTGGCGACGCACATGGCCGGCAAGGGCGACACCTACGTGCTCGACGAACCGACCACGGGCCTGCACCTGGCCGACGTGGAGCAGCTGCTGGGGCTCCTGGACCAATTGGTGGATTCTGGGAAGACGGTGGTCGTGATCGAGCACCACCAGGCCGTGATGGCGCACGCCGACTGGATCATCGACCTGGGCCCCGGCGCCGGGCACGACGGTGGCGCGGTGGTCTTCCAGGGCACCCCGGCCCAGCTCATCACCGACGCCTCGACGCTGACGGGCCAGCACCTCAAGGGATACGTCGGCCCCTGAGGCCCGTCCCCGATCCTTGAGTTTTTCCAAGGGTCTGGTCGCCAGTCAGACCCAGCGCCCTGTGGTCCCGACAGGGTTTCACGTGAAGCACGGCCCCCACCTCAGGGCCCCCGCCCGCATGTTCGAACATGCGGGTGGGGCCCCAAGGCTGGGGATGAGGCCCCGACGGTGCGGATCATGGTGATTCGGCGTCGAAACCGGCCCTCGCGCACCCCAGCCGGATCCCCCGCACCATCCGCCTGCTCCCGGACCACGACGCGTGACGCGACGAGATCGCCACGGCGCAGGGATCGCGGGGCGTGACGGCGCTGAGATGCCTGAAACGCAAGGACGGCGCAAGCCGGACGAAGCGTCATGAGGTGACCGGAGGTCGCCGGTATGCCCCGCGATCCCGGAGCCGTGCCCAGCCCCGGACGAGACCTCAGGCGTCGCGGTCCAGCACCAGGCGGATGTTGCGCACCTCATAACCCTTGATCAGCTCGTCCCACTCGATCCCGGGCTTCGTGGCAAGCTTCACCGGCAGCCGCAGCAGGCGCTGGAGCAGCACGTCGGCCTCCTGGATGGCCAGCGAATTGCCGGGGCACTTGTGGCCACCATCGCCGAAGCTGACCACCTCCTTGCCCACGCGCGGCGGCAGCTCGCGTCCCGGACACAGCTGGAGCGCGTCGTCGCCGGCGATGGCCGGATCGGCATTGGCATTGCGGATGTGGATGTCCACCAGGGCACCCTTCGGGATGGTGCGCGTCTGGCCGTCGACGCTGACCTCCAGCGGTGCCTGCATGCGTCGGTAGAGGTGGCCGACGATGGGTTCCAGACGGAGGATCTCGAGCAGCACCTCGTAGCGTCCGGCCTTGTCCGGCGCGTTGAGGTAGCGGCTGCGCAGCTCCTCGTCCTCCAACAGCCGCCAAGTGGCCATCCCGATGTACTCGCGGGTGGTGACCATCCCTGCGGCGGCATAGGTCACGCACTCGATGAGGATCTCCAGGTCCGTGTAGCCCTCGTCGATGAGGTGGCTGATCACGTCGTCGGAGCGCTTGGCCTTGCGCGCCTTGATGGCAGGGCGGACGTCCTTGAAGTGGAAGAGCAGCATCGGCCCCTGTCCCAGCGTGGCCATCCGGATGGAGCTGAAGCGGCTGCGCAGGGTGGGCTTGTCGGAGGTGCCCTCCTGGGACGGGGGGATGGCGGGATTGGCGAAGAAGCGCTCCAGGCGGCGGCCCATGGCATCGGTGTCGCTGTCGGTCAGCCCGACCACCTGGGCGGCGACCACCACGGAGTAGCGCAGAGTCAGTTGGGACAGGTCGCAGCTGCCCGAGGTCCGGAACTCGTCGACGAGCTGGTCCGCGTAGCCTTCCATCAGCTCGTGGTAGTTGGAGTCGACGGTCTTGGGGGCGAAGTAGCGGGCGATCGTGGCACGCTGCTTGCGATGGCCCTCGCCGTCGGCGTAGAGGATGGGCTTGCGCAGCCGGCCCATGTTGATGGCCTCCGCATTGAAGCCGGCCTGGGTGGTCTCGCGGCTGCGGAGCACCTCGCGGGCCACGCCCATGTCACGCACCTGCCACACACCATCCACCACGTCGACGCCGCCTTCGAGGGTCTCCCCGGGGTAGTTGGACTTGCGGGTGTTGTGGCCAATCGGGCATCCAGTCTGTGACATCGCACCATCCCCTGGTTTCAGTGGCCGAGCTGTGGCTCAATCATTGCGGAGTCGGGTGCCAGTATGGGGGGCGGGGGCGAACTCTTCAGCTCCGCTCAGGTCCTGGCGAGAGTTTGCGCGCGACGACGGTGAAGGTGCACGGGTGTGCTCGACGGTGCCGCCGCCCAGGTAGGTGCCGGGATCATCCCAGGCCTGTGCCTCCCCGGTGGGGAAGTAACGGTGGGCGACGCACAGATTCGGCCCCGTCTCCTCCAACGCGTAGAGCATCGGGTGGCCGTCCTGGATGTAGAAGACACCACCCGGACGTAGCAGTTCCGCAATCTGTTGGGCCCACCGCTCCAGATCATTGAGCCAGCAGATCGCACCCGGTTCTGCTGCCTGTGACGTGGTTTTCCTGGGCAGCTCGTCAGAGCAGGCCGCTGATCACGCTCGCGCCGAGCACGGCGGTGGCGGTCATGGCGCACGCCAGCTCGATCAACATGCCGGTGCCGATCGCCTTCAGGGCCGCGACGCTGGTGGAGACGGCCTGCGAGACATTGCGCACCCGGTAGAGCTCGCTGCAGAACAGGCCGAGCACGAAACCAATCGGCAGGCCCAGCGCCGGCAGCACGAAGGCGCCCACCAGACCGCAGACCAGACCGACGATCACCGGCCACTGCGGGATCTGTCGGCTGTCGAGGTTGCGCTTGGTCAACAGCGCGGAGGATCCCATCCCGATGGCGAGCAGCACGATGGCGACCCCGAAGGCGATCCAGCCCCACGACGAGTTCCCCCAGATGGCCCAGACCAGCGCCCCCAGCCCCACGGTCAGGGAGCCCGGCAGGGCAGGGATGACGATCCCGCACAGCCCCACCAGGGCGAGCAGGGCAACGAGGACAGCAATCAGCGCGGGGGTCATGCTTCAAGGGTAGGGGAGCCGGCCACGGGAATCGGCCACCAGATTCGGCCCGTCCGCCTCGCCCACGCGGGCCCCAGCCAGCCCCGCGCCAGCCCGTGGCGGGTTCTCGTGGCCCGTCCGGTTGATTGAGTGATCAACAGATCTGCGTGGAATCATGGGCCCATGAGCACGATCGTCTTCTTCCACGCCCACCCCGACGACGAGGCCTCCGGCACCGCGGGATCCATGGCTCGCGCCGTCCAGCAGGGAGACCGGGTGATCGTCGTCTTCGCCACGAATGGTGACCACGGCGAGGTCCCCGACGACCTGCGCGAGGGCGAGACCATCGTCGACCGACGCCGTGCGGAGGCGCAGGCCTCCGCCGAGGTGATCGGCACCCACCGCGTCGAATGGCTCGGTTACACCGACTCCGGCATGACCGGCTGGGAGATGAACGACGCCCCCGGCGCCTTCCATGGCGCGGACCTGGACGAGGCGGCGGCCCGGCTGGCGCGGATCCTCGACGAGGAGGAGGCCGACGTCCTGGTGGGCTACGACTGGCACGGCAACTACGGCCACCCCGATCACGTCAAGGTGCACCCCGTCACCTACCGGGCCGCCGCCCTCGCGAGGCGTCGTCCCCGCATCCTGGAGGTCACCATCAACCGGGACCTGACCGCGCGGATGATGCAGGCCGCCCAGGACGCGGGCATGGACATGGCCTTCGACCCCGCCGGTCCCGCCGACGACGGCAACCCGATGGGCACCCCGGAGAAGGAGATCCACTGGGCCGTCGACGTCGCGGACCAGGCCTCCACCAAGCGGCGGGCGCTGCTCTGCCACGCCAGCCAGAAGTCAGACGTGGGCATGATCACCGGTTTCCCGGAGAACGTCTTCCGCCAGATGTTCGGCATGGAGTTCTACCGCGAGCACGGCAACCCCAACGGGATGGTGACCGGCTGGCCTTTCACGCCGCTGGGCTGACTTCCGTTCCCGCCGCTGGACTGGCTTCCGTTCCCGCCGCTGGGCTGGCTTCCGTTCCCCGAGCCTGTCGAGGACTCAGAACAGGCCGTCGCGGGGCGGCGGCGGAGCGTACTGCGGGTCCACGCCGCGGAAGAGCTTGCTGACGCTCTTGCCGTCGTGGGTGCGTCTGATTGCCTCGGCGAACAGGCCGGCGACGCTGCGCACCTCCAGCTGGGTCCAGTCCGGGTGGTCCTGCGGGACGGTGTTGGTGGTGACCACCTCGGTGATCATGTGGTGGCCCTGGAGGCGGTCGACGGCCTTGCCCGCGAACAGGCCGTGGGTGGTGCAGATCGACGCCTGCTGGCAGCCGAACTCCTCCAGCTTGTCCAGCAGCTCGATGATGGATCCGCCGGTGGCGACCTCGTCGTCGATCACGATGGCCTTCTTGCCCACCACGTCGCCGACGATCGAGTCGATGACCACTTTGTCATCGGCGACGCGCTTCTTGGAGCCGACGGCCATCGGCACGCCCAGCAGGCGGGCGAAGGTGGCGGCCTCCTTGGCATTGCCGAAGTCCGGGGAGACGACCACCCAGTCGGACAGGTCCTTGCCCTGGTAGTGCTCGGCCAGGACTCCTATGGCCGTCAGCTGGTCCACCGGCATCGAGAAGAATCCCTGCACCTGCGGGGAATGGAGGCTCATGGTGAGCACGCGGGTGGCGCCGGCGGTCTTCAGCATGTCGGCCACCAGGCGGCCGCCCATGGAGATGCGGCTGGCGTCCTTCTTGTCACTGCGGGCGTAGGCGTAGTGTGGCATGACGGCGGTGATGTAGTCAGCCGAGGCGCCGCGAGCCGCGTCGATCATCAGCAGCAGCTCCATCAGGTTCTCCTGCGTCGGAGGCACCAATGGTTGGACGATGAAGACGTCGCGACGGCGGCAGTTGGCCAGCAACTGCGCCTGGATGCAGTCATTGCTGAACCGGCTGATGTCGGCTCCGCTGAGGGGAACACCGAGGTGTTCGCAGATCTCCTTCGCCAAGGACCGGTGGGCGGAGCCGGAGAAAACGACGATGTCCTTCAAGAGGATGCCTTCCTCGAGGCCGCGGGAGCGGCCGCTGGTGCGCGCGTGCTGTGTCAGGGGACAGACTATCGGCCGCGGAGTGGTGCCCGGGCGCTGGAAGTCAAGGATTCAAGAAATCACGTAGACTCGGGGCATGGCTACGACCGTGACCCCCGCCCTCTCCCGTCTCAAGACCACCGCCCTCGTGATCATCGGCTCGGTGCTCATCCAGCTCGGTCTGGGCGTCGCACTGCTGACCAGCTACTCCAACGGGCTTGCCAAGGCCCACAGCGGTTTCGGTTACATCACACTGCTGGCGAGCATCGTGGCGGCGTTCTTCGCCTTCCAGCTGAGCAAGGCCGACTCGTCGGCGAAGGGCCTGTTCTTCCACGCTCTGAGCCTGCCGGTGCTGGCCATCATCCAGACCGGCCTGGGAGAGATGATCGGCGGCAGCAACGGCCTCAAGTGGCTGCACGTCGCGCTCGGCATCGCCTTCGTCGGTGCGGCCGTCAGCCTCTACACCCTGCTGGACAAGCGCATCCGCGGTCATCGCTGAGCCACCTCATCCTGAAACGGCCCCGATCCCTGCCGGATCGGGGCCGTCCTGCGTCCGGGATCAGCCGCGGGCCAGGCCGACGGAGGTGACGATCTGCTCGAGCTGCCCGCCGGAATGCACCACCTCGG from the Luteococcus japonicus genome contains:
- a CDS encoding D-hexose-6-phosphate mutarotase is translated as MSIEQSADHLPQGITAVTENGLDAFRIETALGTVLVYANGAHVAEWTPAGADPVLWMSKHSNFQTGKAVRGGIPICFPWFGPGRAGDLTPAHGFARITPWTLLEAEADETGEARLALGLSGDQHDAEDFTARLDVTMGHALTVSLTVTAGTQPFDYEEALHTYLSVGDARKVSIDGLDQDSYLDKLDDQQKVQQGAVHFTSETDRVYLSTKTAYITDPVHPRRLRVEKTGSANTVIWNPWTDKAAAMPDFGAEEWPEMCCVETANCLAESIYLAPGESHTMQVRITSEDFDNH
- a CDS encoding DUF456 domain-containing protein — protein: MTPALIAVLVALLALVGLCGIVIPALPGSLTVGLGALVWAIWGNSSWGWIAFGVAIVLLAIGMGSSALLTKRNLDSRQIPQWPVIVGLVCGLVGAFVLPALGLPIGFVLGLFCSELYRVRNVSQAVSTSVAALKAIGTGMLIELACAMTATAVLGASVISGLL
- a CDS encoding ATP-binding cassette domain-containing protein; translation: MNNLPADSHDLIRVQGARENNLKDVSLELPKRRLTVFTGVSGSGKSSLVFSTIAAESQRMINETYSAFLQGMMPSLGRPDVDVLEGLTTAIIVDQDPMGANPRSTVGTATDVNATLRILFSKLGDPWIGGPKAFAFNIPSVSGGGAITTTKGGREVKERRSFSITGGMCPRCEGTGRVSDFDLDELYDKELSLGAGAIKVPGYSMDGWYGRIFSGSGYFDMDKPVKEFTKRELDDLLYREGTRIKVEGINLTYEGLIPKIRKSMLSKDVEAMQPHIRAFVERAIVFQTCPECDGTRLTEGARISRINGHSIADVCRMQISDLMEWIDGVDDPSVAPLVAQLKHQLGSFVEIGLGYLSLDRPTGTLSGGEAQRIKMIRHLGSALTDVTYVFDEPSVGLHPHDIQRMNRLLLQLRDKGNTVLVVEHKPELIAIADHVVDLGPRAGSHGGEIQFEGTVGELRASGTLTGRHLDDRARVKQTVRTAQGSIEVRGARENNLRNVDVDIPTGVLTVITGVAGSGKSSLVHGHVSPREGVIAVDQGAIKGSRRSNPATYTGLLEPIRKAFAKANGVKPALFSPNSEGACPTCKGAGVIFTELGFMDTMSSVCEDCEGRRFDAAVLEYTLGGKDIAQVLQMSVDDALAHFSDGEAKIPAAAKILKNLADVGLGYITLGQPLTALSGGERQRLKLATHMAGKGDTYVLDEPTTGLHLADVEQLLGLLDQLVDSGKTVVVIEHHQAVMAHADWIIDLGPGAGHDGGAVVFQGTPAQLITDASTLTGQHLKGYVGP
- a CDS encoding VanZ family protein, which codes for MTSSQPPLSMPARPRTVRPVWLTLALAALALQIWLLYSTRPPTPVSFALSDKLVHLCMFGGVAGLFLLAGVQRAGVVGLSVAHAVASEFIQWQLVPGRSGSPLDVAADCLGIALAAWTTPRLGRRCH
- a CDS encoding MarR family winged helix-turn-helix transcriptional regulator, coding for MQLPESSPHVLQLTRELRRLCGASEHLSHAYAEERGIYLTDFRALLLIRVAEFEKRSLTAGELASCLNLSSGAVTYLVERLFQSGHVTRETDPQDRRKVLLSTSKKGVNAVDAFFDPLYTVLREATKDVTPEEAERTIALLSGISTAIHAHTEEVRKAQKR
- a CDS encoding cytochrome P450, with the protein product MSQTGCPIGHNTRKSNYPGETLEGGVDVVDGVWQVRDMGVAREVLRSRETTQAGFNAEAINMGRLRKPILYADGEGHRKQRATIARYFAPKTVDSNYHELMEGYADQLVDEFRTSGSCDLSQLTLRYSVVVAAQVVGLTDSDTDAMGRRLERFFANPAIPPSQEGTSDKPTLRSRFSSIRMATLGQGPMLLFHFKDVRPAIKARKAKRSDDVISHLIDEGYTDLEILIECVTYAAAGMVTTREYIGMATWRLLEDEELRSRYLNAPDKAGRYEVLLEILRLEPIVGHLYRRMQAPLEVSVDGQTRTIPKGALVDIHIRNANADPAIAGDDALQLCPGRELPPRVGKEVVSFGDGGHKCPGNSLAIQEADVLLQRLLRLPVKLATKPGIEWDELIKGYEVRNIRLVLDRDA
- a CDS encoding NAD(P)-dependent alcohol dehydrogenase, with protein sequence MPEVLAYATDDKSCQFHKTTITRREPGATEVFFEVKYAGICHSDIHTAREEWGPVTFPLVPGHELAGIVTQVGSEVTKFAVGDKVGVGCFVDSCGECEFCQQGQEQFCTSTEKPVVMTYASTGRDGLPTAGGYSQGITVEQDYVCRIPDEIPFEAAAPLLCAGITTYSPLKRWGAGPGKKVAVVGMGGLGHMGVQIAAAMGAEVSVISQTMSKEADGKKFGASHYYATSEEGTLDKLRGTFDMVLSTISAGYDVDALLGTLKVGGALVNVGAPEKPVDVAVFSLIVGNKIFAGSNIGGIAETQEMLDFCAEHGIAPQVEIIGGEDITEAYDKVVASKVRYRYVIDTSTF